From Amycolatopsis sp. YIM 10, the proteins below share one genomic window:
- a CDS encoding glutamine synthetase family protein: MGKRKGMLTLEELRGLVEDGTVDTVLVAMTDMQGRLQGKRCAAEYFLNEVVPHATEACNYLLAVDVDMNTVDGYAISSWERGYGDCVLRPDFDTLRLVPWQEGTAMVLADVEWVQGGDVTVSPRQVLKRQLDRLAERGLGAFVGTELEFIVFEDSYEQAWKTGYRELTPSNQYNVDYSMLGTARLEPLLRRIRNAMTGAGLYVESAKGECNPGQQEIAFRYTDALSTCDNHGIYKNGAKEIAAQEGKSLTFMAKYNEREGNSCHIHISLRSLDGEPVLAGDGPGGFSKLMEHFLAGQLACLRELTYFFAPNINSYKRFVPGSFAPTSVAWGTDNRTCALRVVGHGQSLRVENRVPGGDVNPYLAVAALIAAGLHGIENELPLEPELEGNAYTSGKPTVPTTLREAAELLKDSKVAQEAFGADVVEHYLNAAKVELTAFDAAVTDWERVRGFERL; encoded by the coding sequence ATGGGCAAACGCAAGGGCATGCTGACGCTCGAGGAGCTGCGGGGGCTCGTCGAGGACGGGACCGTGGACACCGTCCTGGTGGCGATGACCGACATGCAGGGCCGGTTGCAGGGCAAGCGGTGCGCGGCGGAGTACTTCCTCAACGAGGTCGTGCCGCACGCCACCGAGGCCTGCAACTACCTGCTCGCGGTCGACGTCGACATGAACACAGTGGACGGTTACGCCATCTCGTCCTGGGAGCGTGGCTACGGCGACTGCGTGTTGCGGCCCGACTTCGACACGCTGCGGCTGGTGCCGTGGCAGGAGGGCACCGCGATGGTGCTCGCCGACGTGGAATGGGTGCAGGGCGGTGACGTCACCGTCTCCCCGCGCCAGGTGCTCAAGAGGCAGCTGGACCGGCTCGCCGAGCGGGGCCTCGGCGCCTTCGTCGGCACGGAGCTGGAGTTCATCGTCTTCGAGGACAGTTACGAGCAGGCCTGGAAAACCGGTTACCGCGAGCTGACCCCGTCGAATCAGTACAATGTGGACTACTCCATGCTCGGCACCGCGCGGCTGGAACCGCTGCTGCGCCGGATCCGCAACGCGATGACCGGCGCCGGGCTGTACGTGGAGTCGGCCAAGGGGGAGTGCAACCCCGGCCAGCAGGAGATCGCCTTCCGCTACACCGACGCGTTGTCCACTTGCGACAACCACGGCATCTACAAGAACGGTGCCAAGGAGATCGCCGCGCAGGAGGGCAAGAGCCTGACCTTCATGGCGAAGTACAACGAGCGCGAGGGCAACTCGTGCCACATCCACATCAGCCTGCGCTCGCTCGACGGTGAACCGGTGCTGGCCGGGGACGGGCCGGGTGGGTTCTCCAAGCTGATGGAGCACTTCCTCGCCGGGCAGCTCGCCTGCCTGCGGGAGCTGACCTACTTCTTCGCGCCGAACATCAACTCCTACAAGCGTTTTGTGCCCGGCAGCTTCGCGCCGACCTCGGTCGCCTGGGGTACCGACAACCGCACCTGCGCGCTGCGCGTGGTCGGCCACGGCCAGTCGCTGAGGGTGGAGAACCGCGTGCCGGGCGGCGACGTCAACCCGTACCTGGCCGTCGCCGCGCTGATCGCGGCCGGGCTGCACGGCATCGAGAACGAGCTGCCGCTGGAGCCCGAACTCGAAGGAAACGCCTACACCTCGGGAAAGCCGACCGTGCCGACCACCCTGCGCGAGGCGGCCGAACTGCTCAAGGACAGCAAGGTCGCGCAGGAGGCATTCGGCGCGGACGTGGTGGAGCACTACCTGAACGCGGCGAAGGTCGAGCTGACCGCCTTCGACGCCGCGGTCACCGACTGGGAGCGAGTACGTGGTTTCGAACGTCTCTAG
- a CDS encoding gamma-glutamyl-gamma-aminobutyrate hydrolase family protein codes for MVSNVSRPLIGLTTYLERTSFGVWETEAAVLHGQYVEAVTRAGGVPVLLPPIGFGHAELAAALDGLVLVGGADIEPSRYGQEAHPTTVTRPARDAFEFGLLDRALADGLPVLGVCRGMEVLNVAFGGTLTQHLPERLGTSDHQPAVATFGMTDVRLAEGSRAAEILGGQTKCRCYHHQAVDRLGEGLQAVGWAADGTIEAVETPGRFVLGVQWHPEQDLDDFRLFAALVAEAGKGKA; via the coding sequence GTGGTTTCGAACGTCTCTAGGCCACTCATCGGCCTCACCACCTATCTCGAACGGACCTCGTTCGGGGTGTGGGAGACTGAGGCCGCGGTGCTGCACGGCCAGTACGTCGAGGCGGTGACGCGCGCCGGTGGTGTGCCGGTGCTGCTGCCGCCGATCGGTTTCGGGCACGCCGAGCTGGCGGCGGCGCTGGACGGCCTGGTGCTGGTCGGCGGCGCCGACATCGAACCGTCGCGGTACGGGCAGGAGGCGCATCCGACCACGGTGACCCGGCCCGCGCGCGACGCGTTCGAGTTCGGGCTGCTGGACCGGGCGCTCGCCGACGGCCTGCCGGTGCTGGGCGTGTGCCGCGGCATGGAGGTGCTCAACGTGGCCTTCGGCGGCACGCTCACCCAGCACCTGCCCGAGCGGCTCGGCACCAGCGACCACCAGCCTGCCGTGGCCACCTTCGGCATGACCGACGTGCGCCTCGCCGAGGGCAGTCGCGCGGCGGAGATCCTTGGCGGCCAGACGAAGTGCCGCTGTTACCACCACCAGGCGGTGGACCGGCTCGGTGAGGGACTTCAGGCCGTTGGCTGGGCTGCCGACGGAACCATCGAGGCAGTCGAGACACCGGGGAGGTTCGTGCTGGGCGTGCAGTGGCATCCCGAACAGGACCTCGACGACTTCCGGTTGTTCGCCGCGCTGGTGGCGGAAGCGGGGAAAGGTAAGGCATGA